A single window of Eleginops maclovinus isolate JMC-PN-2008 ecotype Puerto Natales chromosome 19, JC_Emac_rtc_rv5, whole genome shotgun sequence DNA harbors:
- the fut9a gene encoding 4-galactosyl-N-acetylglucosaminide 3-alpha-L-fucosyltransferase 9, with protein MPSAPFHRILRPLLLGTFVLGCFVTLFLMYFKPSTSWLSGPVESTVSTDREKNLFSTKSDKNVTTVLIWLWPFGQTYDLGVCSSLFNIEGCFITADRNFFNKSDGVVIHHRDICTDLSNLPPLQRPSFQKWVWMNLESPSHSSQLPGIENMFNLTLNYRQDADIEVPYGSIVAAEGEEDFVPPSKNKLICWIVSNWNQDHVRVKYYNELYKHIEVHAYGQAFGEYISDQDYFPTIASCKFYLAFENSIHKDYITEKLYNPLSVGSVPVVLGPPRQNYENFIQGDAFIHVDDFTSPKELADYLLLLDKNEEMYLRYFEWRRHFKVKKAYFWAEHTCLACDYLRRHKEYKAFNNLDKWYWGG; from the coding sequence ATGCCATCTGCACCTTTCCACAGAATCCTACGACCCCTTCTGCTCGGCACGTTCGTACTGGGATGCTTTGTGActctgtttttgatgtattttaaacCATCCACCAGCTGGTTATCAGGTCCTGTCGAGTCAACAGTGTCCACAGACAGGGAAAAGAACCTCTTCTCCACCAAGAGCGATAAAAACGTGACCACCGTGCTGATCTGGCTCTGGCCTTTTGGACAAACCTATGACCTGGGCGTGTGCAGCTCCCTATTTAACATCGAGGGCTGTTTCATCACAGCGGATAGGAACTTCTTCAACAAATCGGATGGGGTCGTCATCCATCACAGAGACATTTGTACCGACCTATCCAACCTGCCGCCTCTGCAGCGACCATCCTTCCAGAAGTGGGTATGGATGAACCTGGAGTCGCCGTCGCACTCCTCCCAGCTGCCTGGGATCGAGAACATGTTCAATCTGACTCTCAATTACCGTCAGGATGCTGACATTGAAGTGCCTTACGGGTCAATCGTAGCAGCGGAGGGCGAGGAAGACTTTGTCCCACCCAGCAAAAACAAACTGATCTGCTGGATAGTGAGCAACTGGAACCAGGATCATGTGCGTGTGAAATACTACAATGAGCTGTACAAACACATTGAGGTTCATGCGTACGGACAAGCCTTTGGGGAGTACATCTCTGACCAAGACTACTTTCCCACCATTGCCAGCTGCAAGTTCTACTTGGCTTTTGAGAACTCAATCCACAAGGACTACATTACTGAAAAACTGTACAACCCGCTCTCTGTGGGGTCAGTGCCAGTGGTTCTCGGCCCGCCCCGGCAGAACTACGAGAACTTTATCCAGGGAGACGCCTTCATCCACGTGGACGACTTCACCTCGCCCAAGGAGCTGGCCGATTACCTGCTGCTCTTGGACAAGAATGAGGAAATGTACCTCAGGTACTTTGAGTGGAGGCGgcattttaaagtaaagaagGCCTATTTCTGGGCAGAGCACACATGCCTGGCTTGTGATTACCTGCGTAGGCATAAGGAGTACAAGGCATTCAATAACCTTGACAAGTGGTACTGGGGAGGATAG
- the manea gene encoding glycoprotein endo-alpha-1,2-mannosidase: protein MARFRRKSCITLIALVLLVLIVTVVLKALTPEDSPFDNPVGEQPVLERRNDNQIQREYDNRLVQSKMTDSAQSDKLEATLRKFPPPNYYLHAFYYTWYGNPKFDGKYIHWDHPQLPHWDLKVAQGYPQDRHVPPEDIGANFYPSLGAYSSRDPSIIESHMQQLRTAAIGVLVVSWYPPNIGDDNGEPTDDIVPLLMEVAHKYHVKVAFHIEPYKGRDEVNMLTNVKYIIDKYGEHPAFFKYRTNTGKLLPLIYVYDSYLMNSEQWGKLLKHTAINSIRDTPYDAIFIALLVEEKHKRDILTAGFDGVYTYFATNGFSYGSTQRNWDSLKAFCEDNNLIFILSVGPGYIDTGVRPWNFQNTRNRINGKYYETSLSAALQARPDFISITSFNEWHEGTQIEMAIPKTGQTVYMDYLPNKPAIYLEITRKWAAIFGGERRKWQD, encoded by the exons ATGGCAAGGTTTAGGCGCAAATCTTGCATCACATTAATTGCTTTGGTGTTGCTTGTGCTCATAGTAACAGTGGTCTTAAAGGCGCTGACACCAGAGGACTCTCCGTTCGACAACCCTGTTGGTGAACAGCCGGTCCTGGAGAGAAGGAATGACAATCAGATCCAGAGAGAATACGACAATAGACTTGTCCAGAGCAAAATGACTGACTCTGCTCAGTCAGATAAACTGGAGGCTACACTGAGGAAGTTCCCTCCTCCAAACTACTATCTCCATGCCTTCTACTACACATGGTACGGAAACCCAAAGTTTGATGGCAAGTACATCCACTGGGACCACCCACAGCTGCCTCACTGGGACTTGAAGGTGGCTCAGGGTTATCCACAAGATCGACACGTCCCACCTGAAGACATCGGGGCCAACTTCTACCCCTCTTTAGGGGCTTACAGCTCCAGGGATCCCTCCATCATAGAGTCCCATATGCAACAGCTACGCACGGCAGCAATTG gtgTCCTTGTTGTGTCCTGGTATCCTCCTAATATAGGCGATGATAATGGTGAACCAACGGATGACATTGTGCCTTTGCTGATGGAGGTGGCACACAAATACCATGTTAAG GTAGCATTTCACATTGAGCCTTACAAAGGAAGAGATGAAGTCAACATGTTAACTAATGTAAAATACATCATTGACAA ATACGGAGAGCACCCTGCTTTCTTCAAGTACCGTACAAACACTGGCAAGCTTCTTCCACTCATCTATGTGTATGACTCATATCTGATGAACTCAGAGCAGTGGGGCAAATtgctcaaacacacagcaaTTAACAGCATCAGGGACACCCCGTATGACGCCATCTTTATCGCCCTGCTGGTTGAGGAGAAACATAAGAGGGATATCCTTACTGCTGGATTTGATGGTGTATACACCTACTTTGCTACCAATGGGTTTTCCTATGGGTCCACTCAGCGAAACTGGGACTCCCTTAAAGCTTTCTGTGAAGATAACAACTTAATATTCATCTTAAGTGTGGGCCCCGGGTACATTGATACAGGTGTTCGACCCTGGAACTTCCAAAACACTCGAAACCGCATCAACGGTAAATACTATGAGACCTCGCTGAGTGCTGCGTTACAAGCCAGGCCTGATTTCATCTCAATAACATCCTTTAATGAATGGCACGAGGGGACTCAGATTGAAATGGCAATACCGAAAACTGGTCAGACTGTGTATATGGACTACCTGCCCAATAAACCTGCAATCTACCTGGAGATAACTCGCAAATGGGCTGCCATATTTGGTGGGGAGCGGCGAAAATGGCAGGATTGA
- the LOC134881896 gene encoding serine/threonine-protein phosphatase PP1-beta catalytic subunit-like, with product MAEGELNVDSLISRLLEVRGCRPGKIVQMSESEVRGLCIKSREIFLSQPILLELEAPLKICGDIHGQYTDLLRLFEYGGFPPEANYLFLGDYVDRGKQSLETICLLLAYKIKYPENFFLLRGNHECASINRIYGFYDECKRRFNIKLWKTFTDCFNCLPIAAIIDEKIFCCHGGLSPDLQSMEQIRRIMRPTDVPDTGLLCDLLWSDPDKDVQGWGENDRGVSFTFGADVVSKFLNRHDLDLICRAHQVVEDGYEFFAKRQLVTLFSAPNYCGEFDNAGGMMSVDESLMCSFQILKPSEKKAKYQYGGVNSGRPVTPPRTAQAPKKR from the exons TACGAGGATGTCGCCCAGGAAAGATAGTCCAGATGAGCGAGTCAGAGGTGCGGGGTCTCTGCATCAAATCCAGGGAGATCTTCCTCAGCCAGCCCATCCTGCTGGAGCTCGAGGCTCCCCTAAAGATCTGTG GTGACATCCATGGGCAATACACAGACCTACTGAGGCTGTTTGAGTATGGCGGTTTCCCTCCAGAGGCCAACTACCTTTTCCTGGGTGACTACGTGGACAGAGGGAAACAATCCCTGGAAACCATCTGCCTTCTGCTGGCCTACAAGATCAAATACCCAGAGAACTTCTTCCTGCTCAGGGGCAACCACGAGTGCGCTTCCATCAACCGCATCTACGGCTTCTACGATGAGT gcaAGCGCAGGTTTAACATTAAGTTGTGGAAGACCTTCACCGACTGCTTTAACTGCCTCCCGATTGCTGCTATCATTGATGAGAAGATCTTCTGCTGCCATGGAG GGCTATCGCCTGATTTGCAGTCAATGGAGCAGATTCGCCGGATCATGAGGCCAACAGACGTGCCTGATACAG GCCTACTGTGTGACCTTTTGTGGTCGGACCCAGATAAGGATGTACAAGGTTGGGGGGAGAACGACCGCGGGGTCTCCTTCACCTTCGGAGCAGATGTGGTCAGCAAGTTCCTGAACCGCCACGACCTGGACCTCATCTGCAGAGCCCACCAG GTTGTGGAGGATGGATACGAGTTCTTTGCCAAACGCCAACTGGTCACACTCTTCTCCGCTCCAAACTACTGCGGGGAGTTCGACAATGCAGGTGGCATGATGAGTGTGGATGAATCCCTCATGTGCTCCTTCCAG ATCCTAAAGCCCTCGGAGAAGAAGGCTAAGTATCAGTACGGTGGTGTAAATTCTGGTCGTCCCGTCACCCCACCCCGCACCGCCCAAGCCCCGAAGAAGAGGTGA
- the fhl5 gene encoding four and a half LIM domains protein 5, whose amino-acid sequence MPIMERFDCHYCKDSLLGKKYIMKEDTQYCTKCYENLFANCCEGCSLAIGCDCKDMSYKDRHWHEQCFKCVKCSRSLVEKAFAAKDDLLLCTECYANDYSSKCTSCKKTIMPGARKMEYKGNSWHETCFLCHRCQQPIGTKSFIPKDNGYFCVPCFEKQFAYQCCACKKSITTGGVTYQDKPWHRECFLCISCKKQLPGQRFTSRENYPYCLECFSNLYAKKCVGCTKPITSLAGAKYISFEERQWHSECFTCIQCSMSLVGRGFLTQRDNILCTDCGREK is encoded by the exons aTGCCCATCATGGAGCGTTTCGACTGCCATTACTGCAAAGACTCCCTGCTGGGGAAGAAGTACATAATGAAAGAGGACACGCAGTACTGCACTAAGTGCTATGAGAACCTGTTTGCTAACTGCTGTGAGGGCTGCTCTTTGGCGATTGGCTGTGACTGCAAG GACATGTCCTACAAGGATCGCCACTGGCACGAGCagtgtttcaaatgtgtgaaGTGCAGCCGCTCTCTGGTGGAAAAGGCCTTTGCAGCTAAGGATGATTTGTTGCTCTGCACTGAATGCTACGCCAATGATTATTCTTCAAAGTGCACCAGCTGCAAGAAAACCATCATGCCAG GAGCCCGTAAAATGGAATACAAGGGGAACAGCTGGCATGAGACCTGCTTCCTGTGCCACCGCTGCCAGCAGCCAATAGGAACCAAGTCCTTCATCCCAAAAGATAACGGCTACTTCTGTGTGCCCTGTTTCGAGAAGCAATTTGCCTACCAGTGCTGTGCTTGTAAGAAG TCCATAACAACAGGTGGAGTGACCTACCAAGACAAACCCTGGCACCGTGAGTGTTTCCTGTGCATCAGCTGCAAAAAGCAGCTGCCCGGTCAGCGCTTCACCTCCAGGGAGAACTATCCCTACTGCCTTGAATGCTTCAGCAACCTCTATGCAAAGAAATGCGTGGGCTGCACCAAGCCCATCACCA GTCTAGCAGGAGCTAAGTACATCTCTTTCGAGGAGCGCCAGTGGCACAGCGAGTGTTTCACCTGCATTCAATGCTCCATGTCGCTGGTGGGACGCGGCTTCCTCACCCAGCGAGACAACATCTTGT